The following DNA comes from Pseudomonas sp. Tri1.
CGGCTCGATGATCAGGACTTCCGGCAAGCGGGTGGCGATGACGTTCAATGGGTTTCTCCGGCGATCTTGAACAGGTACTGGCCGTAACCGGTCTTGCCGAAGTACTTGGCACGTTCAAGAACGTGCTCGCGGCTGACCCAGCCCTGTTGGTAGGCAATTTCTTCAAGGCAGGCGACTTTCAAGCCTTGGCGGTGCTCGATGGTTTGCACGTATTGCGAGGCTTCCAGCAGGCTGTCGTGGGTGCCGGTGTCGAGCCAGGCGAAACCGCGGCCAAAACGCTCGACATGCAGGTCGCCGCGTTGCAGGTAGGCGTTGTTGACGTCGGTGATCTCCAGTTCGCCGCGTGACGAGGGCTTGATGGTCTTGGCGATCTGGATCACGTCGTTATCGTAGAAGTACAAGCCCGTCACGGCATAACTGGACTTGGGCACGCTGGGTTTTTCTTCGATGGAAATGGCTCGCCCTTCAGGGTCGAAGTCAATCACGCCAAAACGCTCGGGATCCTTGACCCAATAACCAAACACCGTCGCACCGCTCTGCCGATTGGTGGCGGTCTGCAATTGTTCGCCGAAATGCTGGCCGTGGAAAATGTTGTCGCCCAGGATCAGGCAGACCGGATCGCTGCCAATAAATTGCTCGCCGATCAGGAACGCCTGGGCCAGGCCATCAGGTGACGGCTGTTCGGCGTAGCTGAAGTGCACGCCGAACTGGCTGCCGTCGCCCAACAGGCTTTGGTATTGCGGTAGGTCCTGTGGGGTGGAGATCACCAGGATGTCCTTGATGCCGGCGAGCATCAGTACCGAAATCGGGTAATAGATCATCGGTTTGTCGTAAACCGGCAATAACTGCTTGGAAACCCCGAGGGTGATCGGGTGCAGGCGTGTGCCGGAGCCGCCGGCCAGAACAATACCTTTCATCATGCAATCGCATCCTTGTTGTCGAGCGAGCCCAGGCGCTCGCCTTGATAGCTGCCGTCCTGGACACGCCGGCACCACAGCAGGTTTTCGAGGTACCACTGCACGGTTTTGCGCAGGCCGGTCTCGAAGGTTTCCCGGGGCGTCCAGCCCAATTCCCGTTCGATCTTGCCGGCATCGATGGCGTAGCGCAGATCGTGGCCGGGGCGATCTTTGACGAAAGTGATCAGGTCGGCATAGCCCGCGACCCCTTCGGGTTTGTGGGGCGCCAGCTCTTCGAGTAACGCGCAGATGTTGCGCACCACTTCGATGTTTTTTTGTTCATTGTGGCCGCCGATGTTGTAGGTCTCACCGACCACGCCTTCGGTGACAACCTTGAGCAGCGCCCGGGCATGGTCTTCGACGTACAGCCAGTCGCGCACTTGCTGGCCATCGCCATACACGGGCAGCGGTTTACCGGCCAGCGCGTTGAGGATCACCAGGGGAATCAGTTTCTCGGGGAAGTGGAACGGCCCGTAGTTATTCGAGCAATTGGTCAGCAGCACCGGCAAGCCGTAGGTGCGCTGCCAGGCACGGACCAAGTGATCGGACGCGGCTTTGCTGGCCGAATAGGGGGAACTTGGCGCATAAGCCGTGGTTTCGGTGAACAGATCGTCCACCCCGTGCAGGTCGCCATACACTTCGTCGGTGGAAATGTGATGGAAGCGAAACGCGCGTTTCTGCGCCTCGGGCAGGCTCTGCCAATAGGCCCTGGAGGCTTCCAGCAGGCTGTAGGTGCCGACGATGTTGGTCTGGATGAAGTCCGCCGGCCCGTCAATGGAACGATCGACGTGGGACTCCGCCGCCAGGTGCATGATGGCGTCGGGCTTGAACCGCGCGAGCACCGCGCTGACGGTCGGTTGATCGACGATATCGGCCTGCACGAATTCGTAGCGGCTGTCGTGATCGATACTGCTCAGCGATTCGAGATTGCCGGCATACGTCAGCTTGTCGAGGTTCAGGACCTGGTGCTCGGTATCCAGGATCAAGTGCCGTATGAGAGCTGAGCCGATGAAGCCGGCACCGCCAGTGATAAGAATGCGCATCCGGTTAAGCCTTTTCCGTGAGAGCCAAAGCATAGGAGCATAGCTTGTCGGCATGTCGGGGACGGTGCAAGCGAGATGTTTTGGGCGCTTTCCATGGGCTTGGTAATCCACCTGTAGCGGGGAGCCTGCTCCCGCTGGGCTGCAAAGCAGCTCCGGTTTTGGCAGTTGCTGTGCAACCGAGCGGGAGCAAGCGCCCTCGCCACTACAGCGCTCTGTCGGCCTGTCAAAAATGCGTCCGCGCCCACATCTCAATACAGAGGGGTTGCTTATCCCTCGACTCAGTGGCGAGATAGACATCCGATAAAACCACCTCAGGGGTCGTTGTATGCCGCTCGCCACGTTGGTTCACCGTGCCAGTTTGCCAAGCCCACAGATCAGCGCCGCACAGGCGTTGGTACTGCTGCGCTCGAATTACGGACTCAGCGGTGACCTGCGACCCCTTGGCAGCCAGCAGGACCTCAACTACCGCGTCGACAGCGAGCGCGGGCGGTTTGTATTGAAGATTTGCCACGGCGACTACGCCGTCCATGAGCTCCAGGCCCAACATGCGGCCCTCAAGCAACTGGCCGGGCACAGCGCAGTGAAAGTGCCACGGGTGATGACTGCCAATAACGGCCAGGACCTGCTGACCCTGGAAGTCGACGGGCAAGCAGTCCATGTCCGGCTGCTGGAGTACATCGACGGCCAATCCCTCACCCAACTCAAACACCTGGGGCCGGAGCTGGTGACCGGTCTGGGTCGCTTGTGCGCGGAAATCGACCTGGCCCTGGCGACGTTCGAGCATCCAGGCCTGGAGCGCACGCTGCAATGGGACGCCCGTCACGCCAATACGCTGATCGGCCATCTGCTGCCGGTAATCCAGGATGACCAACGGCGCAATCTGATCGCCGAGGTCGCGCAACAGGCCGAGTGGCGTTTGCAGCCGCTCAAGGCCAGCCTGCCGGTGCAGGCGATTCATATGGACATCACCGATGACAACGCGGTCTGGCAGCGCGATGCCCAGCGCCAGTGGCAATTGCAGGGTGTGATCGATTTTGGCGACCTGGTCCGTACCTGGCGCATCACCGATCTGTCGGTGACGTGTGCGGCCCTGTTGCACCACGCCGACGGTGATCCGTTCTTTATCTTGCCGGCGATCAAGGCGTACCACGCGGTCAATCCGTTGCAACACGAAGAGCTGCTGGCGCTGTGGCCGCTGATCATGGCGCGTGCCGCTGTGCTGGTGCTCAGTGGTGAGCAGCAGGTCTCTATCGACCCGGATAACCAGTACAGTCGCGACAACCTGGAACATGAATGGGAAATTTTCCGGGTTGCCCACTCGGTGCCCCTCGAACTGATGGAAGCGGCGATTTTCACCGCCGTCGGCCAAAGTTTGCCGGCCATTGCCAGTGAAGGTTTCGCGCCGCTGTTGCCAACCCTGGTGGGGCGTGAATTTGCCCTGATCGACCTGGGCGTGCTGAGCCCGCATTTCGAAGCCGGTAACTGGGAGCAACCGGGAATCGACCAGCGTCTGTTGAGCGAAGCCGCTGCTGTTCACGGGCTGGCCGCCAGCCGTTATGGGCAGTACCGGTTGTCTCGCACCCGACCGGACAGCGCCGTCGAACCTGAGACTTATCCATTGCACGTGGAGTTGAGTGTGCCTCGTGGCACGCCACTGGAGGCACCGTTCGCCGGGGTCGTGCACAAGACCGCCGACGGCATGCTGCAACTGGACAGCGTTCAGTCGAGCGTGCGGCTGTGGGGCGTCACATCGCCGTTGCATTCGGGGGCGGCGCTGGTCAAGGGGCAAGTGCTGGGCGAAGTGGAAGGGCCGTTGCGGGTCCAGTTGTGCCGGGGCGCGCAGTTGAATCCGCCGCTGTTCTGCACGCCATCCCGGGCCCCGGCCTGGCAGGCGCTCTGCCCTTCGCCAGCGGTGCTTTTGGGGCTGGCTTGCGATGCCGAGCCGGAGATCGATCCCCAGGCGTTGCTGGCCCGCCGCGACGCAAGCTTTGCCCGCTCGCAGAAGCACTACTACGTCGATCCGCCACGCATCGAGCGCGGCTGGCGCAACCATTTGATCGACATGCAGGGCCGCTCCTACCTGGACATGCTCAACAACGTCGCGGTGCTTGGGCACGGCCATCCACGCATGGCGGCGGTGGCTGCCCGGCAGTGGTCGCTACTCAACACCAACTCACGTTTCCATTATGCGGCGATCGCCGAGTTTTCCGAGCGCCTGTTGTCGCTGGCGCCGTCCAGCATGGACCGGGTGTTCCTGGTCAACAGCGGCACCGAGGCCAACGACCTGGCAATCCGCCTGGCCTGGGCCTACAGCGGTGGACGGGACATGCTCAGTGTCTTGGAGGCCTATCACGGCTGGTCGGTGGCGGCCGATGCGGTATCGACGTCCATCGCCGACAATCCCCAGGCCCTGAGCAGCCGCCCGGACTGGGTGCATCCGGTGACCGCGCCAAACACCTATCGGGGTGAATTCCGTGGCCCCAACAGCGCGCCGGACTACGTGCGCAGCGTAGAGCACAATCTGGCAAAAATTGCCGAGAAAAAACGCCAACTCGCCGGCTTCATCTGCGAACCGGTATACGGCAATGCCGGTGGGATCGCCCTGCCGCCAGGGTACTTGAAACAGGTCTACGCGATGGTGCGCGAGCGCGGTGGTGTCTGCATCGCCGACGAGGTGCAGGTCGGTTATGGGCGCATGGGCGAGTTTTTCTGGGGCTTTGAGGAGCAGGGTGTGGTGCCGGACATCATCACCATGGCCAAGGGTATGGGCAACGGCCAGCCGCTGGGAGCGGTCATCACTCGACGGGAGATCGCCGAGGCGTTGGAAGCCGAGGGCTATTTCTTCTCGTCCGCCGGCGGCAGCCCGGTCAGTTGCCGGATCGGCATGGCCGTGTTGGACGTCATGGAAGAAGAAAAACTCTGGGAAAACGCCCAAGTGGTGGGCGCGCATTTCAAGGCACGGCTGCAAGCCTTGATTGACCAGTATCCATTGGTCGGTGCGGTGCATGGTTCCGGGTTCTACCTGGGTGTGGAATTGATCCGTAACCGCGACACCCTGGAGCCGGCCACCGAAGAAACCACGGCGCTGTGCAGTCGTCTTCGGGAGCTGGGTATCTTCATGCAACCGACTGGCGACTACCTGAACATCCTCAAAATCAAGCCACCGATGGTCACCACGCGTCAGAGCGTGGATTTCTTCGTCGATATGTTGGCGAAGGTGCTGGACGAGGGGCTTTAAGGCGGGTCATGCCCCGTGGGAGCGAGCTTGCTCGCGATGGCGTTTTCCATGTCGACATTTTGTTGACTGACCTACCGCTATCGCGAGCAAGCTGCACCCTCGCAGTATCAATATCCACAACTCGATTTTTGTCGGTGTTTATCGCTATTTTTCCATGGCGATGTGTTTTTTATACTTTTAAAGCAGATTTTTATCGATTATAAAGTCGGCATTGCGCGACGCATTCCCTCCTCGCGTGCCGTTACCCTTTTGTATCGCTCACGGAGTCCTGACTCATGACAACTTTGCACAGCACTCCCCGCGCGGATGGTTTCCACATGCCTGCCGAGTGGGCACCCCAGACCCAGGTCTGGATGATCTGGCCCGAGCGCCCGGACAACTGGCGCCTGGGCGGTAAGCCTGCCCAGGCTGCCCACGTGGCGGTGGCCAAGGCCATCGCTCGTTTCGAACCGGTGACTGTGGCAGTGTCCGCGGCCCAGTACGAAAACGCCCTGGCGCGCCTCGACGTGCCGAATATCCGCTTGGTGGAGATGTCCAGTGACGACGCCTGGGTCCGAGATACAGGCCCGACTTTTGTCATCAATGACGACGGCGAGGTCCGTGGTGTCGACTGGGATTTCAACGCTTGGGGCGGTTTCGACGGCGGCCTGTATGCGCCGTGGAATCGTGATTCGCAAGTGGCCAGCAAGATTCTCGAGATCGAGCGCAGCCCGCGTTATCGCACCGAAGGTTTTGTACTCGAGGGCGGCTCGATCCATGTCGATGGCGAAGGCACCCTGATCACCACCGAAGAGTGCCTGCTCAACCGCAATCGCAATCCACACCTGAGCCGCGAAGATATCGAGGCGATGCTCAGCGCGCAGCTGGCGGTGGACAAGATCATCTGGCTGCCGGACGGTCTGTTCAATGACGAAACCGATGGCCATGTGGATAATTTCTGTTGCTACGTGCGTCCTGGCGAAGTGCTGCTCGCCTGGACCGACGACCCGCAGGATCCGAACTACGCCCGCTGCCACGCTGCGATGAACGTGCTGCAAAACAGCACTGACGCCAAGGGGCGCCCGTTCACAGTGCACAAAATGCCGATTCCAGGGCCGCTGTATGCCACCGAAGAGGAATGTGCAGGCGTGGATGCGGTGCAAGGTTCCCAGGAGCGCAATCCGAGCGTGCGGCTGGCCGGTTCCTACGTGAACTTCCTGATCGTTAACGGTGGCATCATCGCGCCGAGTTTTGACGATCCGTTGGATACCCAGGCCAGGGAAATTCTGCAGAACCTGTTTCCCCAGCACGAAGTGGTCATGGTGCCAGGGCGTGAACTGTTACTGGGGGGTGGGAATATCCATTGCCTTACCCAGCAGCAACCCGCGCCACACGTAAAATGAGTGGTGATGTAACAGCCTGGGGATAGCGATTGCGGCGGCCCTGTGTCGGCGTTTTTGGATCCATTCTGGCAAGCCCGCGGCCCGATTGGGGGCGCGGGCTTTTTTGTGCCTGTTTATTGGCGTCGCCGATACATTGGCATAGCTCTTGTATCTATATTTAGGCAGTTCTGGGGAGCGGAGCTGAGTTGTTTTGTCATAAACCTTGGATAAATTGGCCGCTCATCAACCAGGAGAGGGCGCTGGAATGAATATGATAAGCGAGCGCACATGCCATCCCTTGGCCGTTAATGGTGAGTCGCTGCAAGCTTTGGCTCAGTGGTTGAAGTCCAACGGAACGCGTCAGATCAGAGAACCTGATCCGCGCCGGGTGATCGTTGAACGCTACCCCGCTGGTCTTTTCAGCGAGGCGGAGCTGGAAGCATTGTGGGATGTGATGCAAGGATAGAATTCGACGGATTGATAAAAGGCGCTGGCCGGGATGGCAGCGCTTTTTTTATGCCCCCAGGATTTAAAATGCACACAAATCCCTGTGGGAGCGAGCTTGCTCGCGATGACGATGGTTCAGCTTGTATCCATGTTGTATGTGCCGCCGCCATTGCGAGCGAGCCCCCACACTGGATAGTGGTTTTAGATAAATGGATCATTCGACCGCTTTTCGAAATAGATTGAAAGTCATTCCAGCGTTTTTCCGCAACACCCACGAGGCTACCCTGCTGCCATCGAATCCTCACGGCCAGCGGAGTTCTCATGACCATCCTTCATTACATCTACGATCCGCTGTGTGGCTGGTGCTACGGGGCCAAACCATTGGTGCAGGCCGCCCGGCGAGTGCTGCCAGTGATCGCCCATGGCGGTGGCATGATGACGGGTACCAATCGGCAGCAGGTCTCGCCGCAGTTGCGCAATTACGTGATGCCCCACGACCGGCGCATCGCCGAATACACCGGGCAGACGTTTGGTGAGGCCTACTACGAAGGCCTGCTGCGTGATACCGGTGCGGTGTTCGATTCGGCACCGCCGACCGCCGCCATCCTTGCTGCCGAACAACTCGGCGGCCTCGGCCTGGAGCTGCTCGGGCGCCTGCAGACTGCGCATTACGTCGAAGGTCGGCGTATTGCTGACAACGCCGTGCTACTGGAACTGGCTCAATCCATTGGTCTTACAGCCCAAGTGTTCCAGCCGGCGTTCGATACGGCTGATGTGCAAGGCCATATCAAGGCCAGTCGCGCCCTACTGGCCAAGCTCGGTGGCCAGGGCTTCCCGACGTTTGCCTTGGAGCGGGCCGGCCAGTTCACGTTGATCGACGTCGGTCCCTGGCTCGGCAAACCCGAGGCATTCGCCCAATGGTTGAGGCAAACCCTGCCGGTGCAGGCCTCTACGCCGGCGCCGGCCTGTGGTCTGGACGGCTGTTCTCCTTGAACGGTTCTTAGATGTTTTTCGCCTAATTACCGACGATTCACGAAATTGACACATTGTTGAGGGCGCGACTAGGATTCGCCCACGCCTGTGGCTAACAGCCATGACTCTTAAATAATAAAAAGGCCCGACACGATCACTCGTGGGCGGGCCTTTTCATTATTTCAGGAGCAAGAGTCCGAAAAAGAGCGCAAAAGCGCCATTTCGGCTGCCAGTCGCAGTGCGTATCAACCCGTACAAGGAAAATAAACATGTTGAACAAGCGCATTGGTTTGATCGCACTGGGGATTTTGAGCACGACGCACGCCATGGCCAACGACCAGGCTGAGTCCAAGGGGTTCGTTGAAGACAGCAGCCTGAAGGTGCTGTTGCGCAACGCTTACATCAATCGCGACTACAAAGACGGCAACCAGGACAAGGCCGAATGGGGCCAGGCAGCTATCGGTACATTCTCGTCCGGTTTCACCCAAGGCACCGTGGGTGTGGGTGTGGACGCTTTCGGCCTGTACGCATTGCGCCTCGATGGCGGCAAGGGACGTAGCGGGGCGGGCGGCATCGACTTCTTCAAGCAAGGCGACAGCGGCAACGCGGCCGATGATTTGTCCAGGTTTGGTGCAGCGGTCAAGTTCCGCGTCTCCAATACCGTGCTGGCCTACGGTGACCAGATGCCGGCCCTGCCGGTATTGAGCTATGACAACTCGCGCCTGCTGCCGGAAAGCTACACCGGCACGCTGATCACTTCCAAAGAGATCAAGGGCCTGGAGTTGAACGCCGGTCGTTTCACCGCCGAGTCGCGCAAGAGCGCCGAAGGCCGTGACAGCGGTGGCCTGAAGTCGATCAACGTATTGGGTGGTAGCTATCAGTTCACCGAGCAGTTCAAGGCTGCGCTCTACGCCTCGGACGTCGAAGACGTGTTGAAGAAGCAATACGTGAACGCCAACTATGTGTTCCCGTTGGCCAAGGATCAATCCCTGACCCTGGACTTCAACGGTTATCGCACCAAGCTGGACAACAGCTACGTTCGCGAAAACAACGTCACCGGCGACGACAACAAGATCTGGAGCCTGGCCGCCACCTTTGTCACAGGGCCGCACAGCTTTACGCTCGCCCACCAGCGCAGCACCGGCGACAGCAACCTGGGCTACGCCTACGGCGGCTATCAACGCGAGCAGAATCGCGTGGGCGACGGCGGTAACACGATCTACCTGGCCAACTCCTACTGGTCCGACTTCAACGCTGAAGACGAACGCAGCTGGCAGTTAGGCTATGGCCTGGATTTCACCTCCTTCGGCGTACCGGGCCTGACCTATAACGTGGCTTATGTGCGTGGCGATAACATCACCACGTCCACCAGCGAAGGTGGCACCGAGCGCGAGATCTTCAACCAGTTCAAGTACGTGGTCCAGAGTGGCCCGGCCAAGGACTTGAGCGTAAGGTTGCGCAGCTCCGTCCTGCGTGTGTCGCAGAAGTCCAGCGAGTACAACGTCAGCGGCAACGAGCTGCGGGTGTTCGTGGATTACCCGATCAACGTCTTCTGATGCCTGATTGTGTGACAAGCGCGTGATGAAACCCCCGACACCAAATCGGGGGTTTTTGCCTTTTGACGCCAGAAATATCGCAAAAAACGCCTGTTTTCTTGAGAAAAAATCGCACTAATGAAACTTCAACCGCCATTTCAAGCGCGACTTGAAGTGCCTCAAATTCTTTCTCATGGACGTAAATCCTGCACCTACTAGATTAGGCCGCTCAACGCAGTGGAGACCTATGAAAAATGATCGTTCTGAACAGGGAAGTGGGCGAAGCGCTAAGACGTGACAAATACGTCAACGTTCGCGGTGGGGACTTCAACCTCTACGGTCATTTCGGTGATTTTGTCCGGCTGACCAAAAGCTGGGAAAACATGGAGCCCGACAGTTACTACGGCCAGGCCGAGTCAGGCATGCGTTTTCGCCGCTACAGCGATTTCGAATACAACCCCACGACCCGTGAGCTCAAGCAGCTCGAACACCGGGCCTACATTCAGTCCAAGACCAACAACAGCTATGTCGGCGGGCTGGAGCGGCACTTCCAGGACTTCTCCAACGAAGTGATCAACTCACCCGTGATGCGCAGCCTGATCGACACGGACTTCGAGGTTTACAAGAACGTCCTGCCGCAGGAACTGCACGATGAAATCTGGCAATGCCAGATCCATCAGATCCGCATCGAGATCAAGCCCGGCAAGCAGCTGGAAATCACCCCCGAAGGGATTCACTGCGACGGCTATCCATTCAGCGGCGTGCATTTCTGGGGGCGCCATAACGTAGCTGGCGCGGAAAGTCGTCTGTACTCTGCTCAGGAAGAGCAACTGGCGGCGACCACCTACGAGGACATCCTCGACACCACGTTCTTCCTCGATCGCGACATGCGCCATTACGTGACACCGGCCCGCAACGTTCACGCCCATGAAATGGCCTTCCGGCAGATCCTCGCCATTTCCTTCTCGCGGCCCGGGACCGCTTTCGACATTGTTCGCTGAACGGATCGAACCCATGGATGATCCGGTGCAGCAGGTTCTGCTGCGCCGGGCCCAGGTCAGGGATGCCGAACGACTGGAGCGGTTTTTTCGCGGATTCGACGAAGTGTCGTTCTGCGACTGGCAGGACGCCCGATTTTTGCGGGGGGTGTTGTTGCAGGACACCACCACCGCGTACCTGGCGGTCGATGCCAGCGGGGAAGTGGTCGGCGCAGTGATCGGTGGCATGCTCGGCACCCGCGGCACGATCAATCACCTGGCCGTCAGCCCGGCACATCGCACCCGAGGCTTGGGCCAGCGTCTGGTGGAGGCCGCTTCGGCCGACATGAAGCGGGTGGGCGTGCTGCGCATGTTCCTGTTCGTCGACGATGCTAATCTGGCCGGCAAGCGTTTCTGGGCTGCCCAGGGGTTCTGTGAGCCCCGGGGTGAAATCACATTCGAGAGGGATTTATGAACAAGACTTCCAGCCAGCCGCTGGTGGTCGAACCACAAGCCTCGCGTACCTTTGCTGAAGCCAGTCCGGTGGTAGCGGGTTATTTCACGGTTTCGTTTGTGTTCGGTCTGATGGCGGTCAACGCCGGGCTGCCGCTATGGTTGCCCGTGGCGATGTGCTTGTTCGTCTACGCGGGCGCTTCGCAATTCGCGGCATTGGCGTTGATTTCCAGCGGCGCCTCGTTGACCACCATCGTGCTCACCACGTTCTTGATCAATGCGCGGCATATGCTGATGTCGGTCTATATGGCCAAGGCTTTGCGAGCGCTGGGGCTCAGTCGTTTCGAGCGCTGGTGCTATGCGGTGGGGCTCACGGACGAGTCGTTCGCTTTCCACAGCGTCAAGCTCGGCACCGGGGCGCCTGTGAGTGTGCGTTACCTGATCGGCTTCAACCTGTTTTGCCACACGTCCTGGGTGCTGGGTGGGTTGTTGGGGGCCGTGTGCGCGCAATACGCGGCGCACCTGATCAAGTATCAGCTCGATTACGCCCTGACCGCGATGATGCTCTACGTGCTGGTTTCGTTGTGCGACACCCGTAACAAGTTGATCGCGGCCCTGGCGGCTGTGGTCTGTATGGGCGGGCTGAGCCTGCTTGGCAGTTCGCCGTTCAATGTCTTCATCGCCACATTCGTTGGCTGCGGGGTGGGCGTATGCCTGACCAAACGTTCCTGATCCTGGTTGTCGTGCTGATGATGGCCGTGACTTTCCTGCCTCGCGCCCTGCCGTTGCAGGTCAACACTGAACACTGGCCACCGTTTGTCGCGCGCGCCTTGGAATACCTGCCGGTGGCGATCGTAGCGGCCATCAGCCTCACCCCGTTGTTGATCAAGGATCAGCGGATACAGCTCGATCGCCCGGAATTCTATGCCGCGATTCCAACGCTGTTATGTGCGTATTTCAGCCGCAACCTGTTTCTCAGTGTGGCGGTGGGCACGGCGTCGTACATCGCGCTCGGTTCGTTCCTGTAGCGTCAGGTCCACCACATCGTTCAGCGCCTGGCCGGACAACTCTGGATTGTTCACCGCCAGGCGAACCTCAAGGAAATCCTCGAAGTCCGGGAAAATCGCCAAGCCATTGCGCAGCGCCGCTTCCCTGGACACCAGCCCCAGGCCGTCGAGTTGAGTGATCAACGACAACGTCAGCGTTTCACTGCAGGAGTACACCATCCGCTGGCTTGACCCGTATTCGCCCAGGCCCGCATCGAGAAAACGAAGAAAGCTGTGGGAGTACGGACATTCTTCTGCCGGACGCACCTGAAATTTATCGCCGAGCAAACCGAGGGAATCGTCCTCGTCGCCACAATGGGCGCCGACCACCTGCACTTGGACGTCAGGCATCGTGATGCTTGAAAAGCCACTTTGCTGGGCCCCGATCAGGATCGCCAGGTCAAAATCTTCGTTCTTGAGCTTGCTCAAGTTCTCCATCGACTCGGCGTAACTGAACTCCAGCTGGTACTGGGGGAATACGGCAATCAACCGATCGATCATCCGCCGGTTGAACTCAGCCGGCAGGGTGGTATTGAGCGCCACTTTAAGCGTGCGCTGTCGAGGGCTCTTGAGTGCCGCGACTTTCTCCTCCAACTGTCGCGTGGCCACCAGTACTTGATCCATAAAAGGGGTCAGTTCCGAGCCTTGGCTCGTCAACGTCAGGCCTTTGTTCGAACGTCGGAACAGCCGGAAACCGAACTGCTCTTCGACCTTGTTCAACTGCGCCGCCAATGCTTGCACCGTGAGACACGAATGTTCGGCTGCCGCCGACAACGAGCCGGTCTGCACGATGCGCATGAGGTTGCGTAGAGTTCTGCTATCCATGGGGTAATGCCCTCTGCATAAGTGGGCTCGCTATTGTTGTGCACTTGGTCGGGCCAGGCAGTGCATGGTCGCTATCATCATGCAACTTGCCACGGTTGTCGCGATTTTGTGCCGAAATGCTCCGACAAGCGATGGTTGGAGCTTATGTGGGATTTGCGGTTTTTGCCGGTTTGGCGTGTATGGGATTGTGTAATTTGTCAGGGGCAAAAGGTCACAAGGAAATGTCCTACGAATTCAAATCCGGCATTTTTTATTCGCCTGCGAATTAAATTTAAATTTATATCCATATATGTACTATTCTCCCAGTACCACCCCGTGACAATGGAGCCCAGACCCATGGCTACTTCCTCCATCACCCTCAACGCACAGCAACAATTGGACTCCCCGGACGCGGGTCGAGTCGCGTTGAAGTTTTTCTTCAACCTCATGGCGTTGTGGGGCTGCAGTGTCGAGCAGCAGCGCACGTTACTGGGCAAGGTCGGCAACACGACCTTCTACAAATACAAACAGTTACCAGAAAACGTAAGACTGCCTCGTGACACCCTCGAGCGTATTTCCTACCTCATGGGTATTCACAAGGCGCTGAGCATCATCTTCAGCAACAACCGGGACCGCGCCTATCAATGGGTCAGCAGCCCCAATACCGCGGCGCCGTTCAACGGTCAGTCGGCATTGGCCTACATGCTGGCCGGGCGGGTGGTGGACATTGCCGACGTGCGCCGCTATCTCGATGGAGTGCGCGGTTGATGACACCACCAGTGACGGATCCGCAATGGAAACGGGCCTATCGGATCGTCAACAGCAGTTTCCCGCCGATCACGCTGTTCGAAGATGTACTCGATCCCGACGACCTGCCAACCGCTTATGCCCTGGAAGCACTGACCAACGACCGGCTCATGGCGCAGGCCGGCGTGTTGTCCCGGGTGCGCCCCGAGGACCGTGTTTCCGGGCCTGGTTCCTCGCCGGTGATGGCGGCGTTTACCCACATAGGCAAAACCAGTCGCTTCAGCGATGGCACCTTCGGCGTCTATTACGCCG
Coding sequences within:
- the rfbA gene encoding glucose-1-phosphate thymidylyltransferase RfbA codes for the protein MMKGIVLAGGSGTRLHPITLGVSKQLLPVYDKPMIYYPISVLMLAGIKDILVISTPQDLPQYQSLLGDGSQFGVHFSYAEQPSPDGLAQAFLIGEQFIGSDPVCLILGDNIFHGQHFGEQLQTATNRQSGATVFGYWVKDPERFGVIDFDPEGRAISIEEKPSVPKSSYAVTGLYFYDNDVIQIAKTIKPSSRGELEITDVNNAYLQRGDLHVERFGRGFAWLDTGTHDSLLEASQYVQTIEHRQGLKVACLEEIAYQQGWVSREHVLERAKYFGKTGYGQYLFKIAGETH
- the rfbB gene encoding dTDP-glucose 4,6-dehydratase, with the protein product MRILITGGAGFIGSALIRHLILDTEHQVLNLDKLTYAGNLESLSSIDHDSRYEFVQADIVDQPTVSAVLARFKPDAIMHLAAESHVDRSIDGPADFIQTNIVGTYSLLEASRAYWQSLPEAQKRAFRFHHISTDEVYGDLHGVDDLFTETTAYAPSSPYSASKAASDHLVRAWQRTYGLPVLLTNCSNNYGPFHFPEKLIPLVILNALAGKPLPVYGDGQQVRDWLYVEDHARALLKVVTEGVVGETYNIGGHNEQKNIEVVRNICALLEELAPHKPEGVAGYADLITFVKDRPGHDLRYAIDAGKIERELGWTPRETFETGLRKTVQWYLENLLWCRRVQDGSYQGERLGSLDNKDAIA
- a CDS encoding aminotransferase is translated as MPLATLVHRASLPSPQISAAQALVLLRSNYGLSGDLRPLGSQQDLNYRVDSERGRFVLKICHGDYAVHELQAQHAALKQLAGHSAVKVPRVMTANNGQDLLTLEVDGQAVHVRLLEYIDGQSLTQLKHLGPELVTGLGRLCAEIDLALATFEHPGLERTLQWDARHANTLIGHLLPVIQDDQRRNLIAEVAQQAEWRLQPLKASLPVQAIHMDITDDNAVWQRDAQRQWQLQGVIDFGDLVRTWRITDLSVTCAALLHHADGDPFFILPAIKAYHAVNPLQHEELLALWPLIMARAAVLVLSGEQQVSIDPDNQYSRDNLEHEWEIFRVAHSVPLELMEAAIFTAVGQSLPAIASEGFAPLLPTLVGREFALIDLGVLSPHFEAGNWEQPGIDQRLLSEAAAVHGLAASRYGQYRLSRTRPDSAVEPETYPLHVELSVPRGTPLEAPFAGVVHKTADGMLQLDSVQSSVRLWGVTSPLHSGAALVKGQVLGEVEGPLRVQLCRGAQLNPPLFCTPSRAPAWQALCPSPAVLLGLACDAEPEIDPQALLARRDASFARSQKHYYVDPPRIERGWRNHLIDMQGRSYLDMLNNVAVLGHGHPRMAAVAARQWSLLNTNSRFHYAAIAEFSERLLSLAPSSMDRVFLVNSGTEANDLAIRLAWAYSGGRDMLSVLEAYHGWSVAADAVSTSIADNPQALSSRPDWVHPVTAPNTYRGEFRGPNSAPDYVRSVEHNLAKIAEKKRQLAGFICEPVYGNAGGIALPPGYLKQVYAMVRERGGVCIADEVQVGYGRMGEFFWGFEEQGVVPDIITMAKGMGNGQPLGAVITRREIAEALEAEGYFFSSAGGSPVSCRIGMAVLDVMEEEKLWENAQVVGAHFKARLQALIDQYPLVGAVHGSGFYLGVELIRNRDTLEPATEETTALCSRLRELGIFMQPTGDYLNILKIKPPMVTTRQSVDFFVDMLAKVLDEGL
- the aguA gene encoding agmatine deiminase, with the protein product MTTLHSTPRADGFHMPAEWAPQTQVWMIWPERPDNWRLGGKPAQAAHVAVAKAIARFEPVTVAVSAAQYENALARLDVPNIRLVEMSSDDAWVRDTGPTFVINDDGEVRGVDWDFNAWGGFDGGLYAPWNRDSQVASKILEIERSPRYRTEGFVLEGGSIHVDGEGTLITTEECLLNRNRNPHLSREDIEAMLSAQLAVDKIIWLPDGLFNDETDGHVDNFCCYVRPGEVLLAWTDDPQDPNYARCHAAMNVLQNSTDAKGRPFTVHKMPIPGPLYATEEECAGVDAVQGSQERNPSVRLAGSYVNFLIVNGGIIAPSFDDPLDTQAREILQNLFPQHEVVMVPGRELLLGGGNIHCLTQQQPAPHVK